CGATTGGCAAGAGGCTGTCGAGCTGCCTGAGCTCGGTGATAAGCGCAATTCCTTCTTGCCCAGAGGTGGTATCCTTAGCAAAGTTCATGTCCAGCAAAGCGCAGTCAAACGACTGCACTTTGACTTTTTCCAGCGCGGCCTGAGCCGTGGTGACGCAACTCACCTCATAGCCTTCGTCCTGCAACAAAAAAGATAAACCAGCAATGACGTTCATATCGTCATCGGCTATCAGAATATGTCGTTTTGTGCTCATGCCGACTTTTATATTTCCTTAATTGTTAAAGGGTTATTCATAACGCAGCGCTGCCACGGGTTCAAGTTTAATCGCCCGTTTGATGGGGATATACACCGCCAGCAACACCACACCCGCGAGCGCCGCACTCACCGCAACCGCCATCGCAAAATAGGCGCCGGCCGGGAATAAACCTTCAGTAAACTGCTGAAAGCCCATTGCCAGCAGTGCAAACAGCAGCAACGCCAGGCCAAGACCAATCGCCAGCTGAACCGCGCCCTGGCGCATAAACAAGCTGACAATGGTACTGTCTCGCGCCCCTACAGCACGGCGAATACCAATTTCATGGGTACGCTGTGCCACGGCATTGGCCGTCAGACCATAAATGCCAATCACCGCAAGCACCAGGGCAAAAGCGCCGGTTGCAAACGTCAAATTTGAAATAAACTTCATTGACTCACGCATTTTATCGCGGTTTTTAATGGCCGGCATAACTGTTTGTGAGACCTCCAGATTAGGCGCAATTTTGTACATCGCCTGATAGAAAATCTCATCGGCATTGCGCGTGCCGGGCAAAATACGATACGACAGCTTTTGCTGGGTTTGCACAAACTGACTGCCGCTGATGTAAATTTCATCGGCCGAGTCGAGCTTGCCAAACAGGGTTGTCGGGTTCATCAGGTCAGAGACCACGCCCACCACAAACACTTGCTGCTTTTTACCCTCAAGCTCCATGGTAAAATGTTGCTCCAGCGCCGATTGCCCCGACCAGTAGCGCTTTGCCATAGACTCACTGATGATCACCACCTTGCGCTTATCCATGGTATCGCCCGGGTTGAACAAACGCCCCTCGAGCAATTGTACGCCGGTGGTCTGAAAATCTCCCAGCATAGCAATGGTATCTATGTCGGTGCCCTTTTGCTCATCGCTATAGGCTTTATCGGCAAAATATACTGCATGCGGGCCCAACCACTGCGCCACAGACACGTGTGTCACCGCATTATGATTTTGCACCGCATTCATCAGCGCATAGGTCAGGTTCAGGCGCTGTTGTGCGCTGGGGTAGTCGTGCTCAGGGGGGCTGTAGCGGGTGCTCATCACGTTCTGATAATCATCGCCCAGGTCAAGGTTAACAAACTTATTGGCGATAAGCGCAGATATGGAACCAATCAGCATTAATATGGCGACTAAAAAGACCTGAGTGGTTACCAGGATACGAGACAGGCGACCGGCTTTGCGACTTTGTGCGCCTCGGGTGCCGTCTCTGAGCGTGGCATTAATATCCTGACGGGTACTGCGCCAGGCGGGTAAAAAGACCGCCAGAAACACCGTGCTCAGCATATACGCCAGCGCCATCAACAGCGTTGCGCCATCCAGCCCATATTGCCACCAGAACAGTCCGGCACCTGGCAACCAGGAGCGCAGCGCAACGTTAACATAATCCAGCACAGCACCGACCAGGCAGACACTCAAAAAAGTGCCCAGCAGGGTGATCAACACGCCTTCCCACATTAATTGGCCGATAAGGCGTCGTGAGCTTGCGCCCAGCGCATTGCGGATCGCGGTTTCTTTTTGTTTTTCAAGAATTCTGGCCAGCAGCAGATTGCCCACGTTGATACAGGCCAGCAGCAGCACTACCCAGGAAACCGAACTTAGAAAGAAAAACACCGTAGCGCCTTCTCCGCCGGTTTGGGCCATCTGAAAGGTAAGAATGCGGGCCTGCTTTTGTACCGGCTCCATGCCATAGCGCTGCTGATTTTGCTGTTGTAAGGTGCGCAGGGTTTGCGTTATCTCGCGCTCTGCCGTTGCAATGTCCACGTCTTCCTTGAGGCGAATATAGGCATCAAACTGCTCGCTCACAGGTGCCTGTGCGTCGAACACTTTGTCGGGCAGCGGCAACCAGATCCGCGCAATATCCGGAAAACGGTAGCCGCTTGGCATTATCCCAACCACCTCGGTTTGCACGCCATTAAGCTCAATGGCCTGGCCCAGCAATTGCGGGTCGCGGTTAAACTCATCGTCCCAGATCTCTTCGCTCAGTACTGCCACGGCTGGTGCGCCCGGCTGACTGTCTTGTGCGT
The DNA window shown above is from Pseudoalteromonas viridis and carries:
- a CDS encoding ABC transporter permease, coding for MMAMLLDLKYALRQLYQSPRFTAMTLGVLLGGLSIALFTFSFLYTTIYKPLPLPDGATAKRLVVYNDGEFDMPTAREFQAITQSANSFAEIGIFRDQDVRLSKGDAGRNFSGTAVQGGFFEFSRTKVLAGRTLNAQDSQPGAPAVAVLSEEIWDDEFNRDPQLLGQAIELNGVQTEVVGIMPSGYRFPDIARIWLPLPDKVFDAQAPVSEQFDAYIRLKEDVDIATAEREITQTLRTLQQQNQQRYGMEPVQKQARILTFQMAQTGGEGATVFFFLSSVSWVVLLLACINVGNLLLARILEKQKETAIRNALGASSRRLIGQLMWEGVLITLLGTFLSVCLVGAVLDYVNVALRSWLPGAGLFWWQYGLDGATLLMALAYMLSTVFLAVFLPAWRSTRQDINATLRDGTRGAQSRKAGRLSRILVTTQVFLVAILMLIGSISALIANKFVNLDLGDDYQNVMSTRYSPPEHDYPSAQQRLNLTYALMNAVQNHNAVTHVSVAQWLGPHAVYFADKAYSDEQKGTDIDTIAMLGDFQTTGVQLLEGRLFNPGDTMDKRKVVIISESMAKRYWSGQSALEQHFTMELEGKKQQVFVVGVVSDLMNPTTLFGKLDSADEIYISGSQFVQTQQKLSYRILPGTRNADEIFYQAMYKIAPNLEVSQTVMPAIKNRDKMRESMKFISNLTFATGAFALVLAVIGIYGLTANAVAQRTHEIGIRRAVGARDSTIVSLFMRQGAVQLAIGLGLALLLFALLAMGFQQFTEGLFPAGAYFAMAVAVSAALAGVVLLAVYIPIKRAIKLEPVAALRYE